The Dehalococcoidales bacterium genomic sequence GAAAGAGCGCAGTCCCTGAAGGGGCTTTCCCCCTTCCCTTTACCATTTATTAAGTACTCTCGAAGAGCTCAATCTTATCCCCCGGCTGCAGGGTAACCACCGCCTTTTTCCAGGGCCGGGCCGGGAGCTGCCGCATTCCTAACCGGCGCCGGCTACCGGGCATGGTCATCACATTCACCGACGTCACTTTGACCTTAAAAGCCTTTTCTACGGCCTGTTTAATCTGAGGTTTATTAGCCCCCGCGGCTACTTCAAAGGCATATTTACCATAAGCCTGGAGGGCGGTATACTTTTCAGTTATCAGCGGACGGCGCAATATCTGATGCAGTTGCACTGCTTTCTCCTCCGGTTGATTCCTCTCCCCACAACTCTTCCACCCTGCGTACGGCAGACACCGTTATCAATAACATTTTGCGGGAAAGGATGTCAACCACATTTAGTAAACTGGCCGGCATCGTCTTGACACCGGGCAGGTTACGGGCTGATTTGATTACATTCTCTTCCGGGGCGCCGGTAACGATAAGAGATGAAGAAGTCACGCCCAGGGCGGCCAGAACCTGCGCCATTTCCCTGGTTTTCGGCTGCTCAAACTCCAGCGCTTCGACGATTTTCAATTCCTGGTCCCGGACCTTGGCGGAAAGGACACATCTCAGCGCCAGCCGGCGCATCCGCTTCGGTAGCGCCTGCCGGTAACTTCTCGGCTTGGGCCCGAAGACGATGCCTCCCCCCCGGCGCAACGGTGACTTGATACTGCCCGCCCGGGCATTCCCGGTACCTTTCTGGCGGTACAGCTTCCGCGTGCTCCCGGTGACCTCGCCGCGGGTCCTGGTACTGACCGTGCCCTGGCGGGCATTGGCGCGCTGGCCGACCATTACCTGATGCACCACTCCCTGATTAAAGGGCACGCCAAACACGCTCTCGCTGATCTCAATCTGTTTTACTTCTTCTCCGGTAACACTGTAAACTGGAACCTGCATTTCGGCTATGCTCCCCCGCCCGATTTCTTTATCAGAAGCAGCCCGTTGCGGCTACCGGGTAACGCTCCCTTGACCAGCAACCGGTTATTCTCCGGGTCTGTTTTATATACTTCCAGCTTGCGCACCGTCACTCGCTCACCCCCCATGCGCCCGGCCATACGGGTCCCTTTGAGCACTCTGCCGGGGGAGGTAGTCGAGCCTATCGAGCCGGGGTGACGGTGCCGGTCGGACTGGCCGTGAGTCTTCGGCCCGCCGGCAAAATGATGGCGCTTGACCACACCGGCGAAACCCTTGCTCTTGGAGACTCCGGTCACATCCACGTGGTCACCTTCTTCAAAGAGGCTAACGTCAATCCTATCGCCGATATTGATCGCTTCCGCATCACCCACCCTAAATTCGCGAAGGTAGCGGAATTTACCCAGCTCCCTGAGATGTCCCCGCTGCGGCGACTTGATCCGTTTCGCCTCACCGAAGCCGAGCTGAACGGCATTATAACCTTCTTTAGCCTCGGTCTTTACCTGTATTACGGTACACGGCCCGGCCTCAATAACAGTCAGCGCTTCCATTTCACCGCTGTCATTGTATACCTGGGTCATGCCCAGTTTCCGGCCAATAATTCCCTGTAACATATCTTCAGCTTCCTTAAAGCGATTTGCGCCCCTCTATAATTTAATATCTACCTCAACTCCCGAGGGTATGTGCAGACCGGTCAGAGCATCTATTGTCTTGGAGCTCGTTTCGATAATATCAATAAGCCGTTTATGGGTCCGGATTTCAAATTGCTCCTGTGAGTCTTTATCAATGAACGGGGAGCGGATAACGCTGAACTTCTGGATATGTGTTGGCAGCGGCACCGGCCCGGAAATAACGGCTCCGGTACGCTCCACGGCTTCTACAATCTGTTCCGCCGCCTGGTCAACCAGCTTATGGTCAAAGCCCTTTATCTTGATACGAATTTTTTGTTTAGGCATGTTCACTCCCCACTTTATCAACCATCTTGGCCACTAAATCAGCCGACACTTCCTGATAGTGATCGAACTCTATCGAGTGAGTAGCTCTGCCTTGAGTTTTCGACCGGAGAACGGTTGCGTAGCCAAAAGCCTCCGCCAGGGGGATAAGGGCATGGATGGTAGCTAATTCTCCGTAGGTCTCAACGGATGCAAGATGCGCTCGCCTTGAATTGAGGTCACCGATAACATCACCCAGGAACTGCTCCGGCGTCACTACCTCCAGCTTCATAATCGGTTCCAGAAGAACCGGGGCCGCTTTAGCGACGCCGCTCTTCAACGCCATCGAACCGGCCATCTTGAAGGCTAACTCTGAAGAGTCAACCTCATGATAGCTGCCGTCAACCAGGGTTGCCTTGATATCAACCACCGGATAATTGGCCAGTACCCCGGTCTCCGTAGCCTCTTTGATACCGGCTTCAACAGCCGGGATGAAATTCTTGGGGATGGTAATCCCTTTAAGACGGTTAACAAACTCCAGACCGCTGCCGCGCTCCCCGGGCTCAAGCTCAATCCAGACATGCCCGTACTGACCATGGCCGCCGCTCTGCCGGATAAACCTGCCTTCGGCACGCACCGGCCGGGTGATGGTCTCCCGGTAGGCAACCCGTGGCCTGCCCACTTTGGCCCCTACTTTGAACTCACTGAGCAACCGGTTTACGATGACCTCCAGGTGAAGCTCACCCATACCGGAGATGACCGTCTGTCCCGTCTCGTGGTCAAAAACCACCCTGAAAGTGGGATCTTCCTCGGTTAGTCTCTGCAGGGCTTCCCCCATCTTGTCCTGGTCAGCTTTGGTCTTTGGTTCAATAGCCACTGATATTACCGGCTCAGGGAAACGGATCGACTCCAGTATCACCGGGCGCGAAGGATGACACAGGGTATCCCCGGTAAAGGTATCCTTAAGGCCCAGAGTAGCCACAATAGCACCGGTATCAGCCTCATCTATCTCGGTGCGGCGGTTGGCGTGCATTAACAGCAACCGTCCCAGCCTCTCTCTCTTGCCCCGGGTCGAGTTATAGACCTGGTCACCGGCGGCCAGCTTGCCGGCATACACCCTGAAGTAGACCAGCCGGCCGACGTAGGGGTCAGATACCACCTTAAAGGCCAGCGCGGTAAAGGGCTCCTCGTCACTGGCGGGAATGGAGAGCTCAGCCTGGCCATGAGTAGCCACAGCCGGCACGGGCGGCACCTCCAGCGGCGATGGCAGATAGCTGGTAATGGCATCAAGTAATAGCTGGATACCTTTATTCCGCAGCGCACTGCCACAAATAATCGGTACCCCTTTATTAGCCAGGGTTACTCTTCTTAAGGCCTGTTTTAACTCTTCAGCGGGAATGTCATGACCGTCAAGGTAGGCTATTAAAATCTGGTCATCCATCTCCGCCAGTTTCTCAATCAACGCCTGACGATATTCAGCACACTTCGCCCGCTCTGACTCAGGGATAGCCACCTCCGTCGGTTCTGTCCCGATCTCACCATCAAAGCTCCAGGCTCTGCTCTCAATCAGGTCAATAACGCCATGGAATGCAGTCTCAACGCCTAAAGGCAGTTGGATCGGCAGCGGTTTGGCGCGCAACCGCTGTTCAATCATGGATATGGTGCGGTTGAAATTGGCGCCGAGCCGGTCCATCTTGTTGATGAAGCAAATGCGGGGCACACGGTACCGGTCAGCCTGCCGCCATACCGTCTCTGACTGAGCTTCGACTCCGGCCACCGCGTCAAAAACCACCACGCCTCCGTCCAGTATCCTGAGACTGCGCTCAACCTCAGCGGTAAAATCAACATGCCCGGGGGTATCAATGATATTGATGCGGTGGTCTCTCCAATAACAGGTTGTCGCCGCGGCGGTGATGGTAATGCCGCGCTCCTTCTCCTGTTCCATCCAGTCCATGACCGCCGTCCCTTCATGCACTTCCCCTACCTTGTAGGTACGGCCGGTGTAATACAATATCCGCTCGGTGACGGTAGTCTTACCGGCATCGATATGAGCGATAAAAGCTATATTTCGTATATCTTCAAGTGGAAAACTTCTCGGCACTACCCTCTCCTCTGCCCCCGATTTAATTGTTTGCTGTTTATTTACCATACTGAAATTGCCCTTAGGTCACCTTTCACCATCTGTAGTGGGCGAAGGCCCGGTTCGCCTCAGCCATTCTATGAGTATCGTCGCGCTTTTTAACGGTCGCCC encodes the following:
- the rplW gene encoding 50S ribosomal protein L23, producing the protein MQLHQILRRPLITEKYTALQAYGKYAFEVAAGANKPQIKQAVEKAFKVKVTSVNVMTMPGSRRRLGMRQLPARPWKKAVVTLQPGDKIELFEST
- the rplD gene encoding 50S ribosomal protein L4, whose protein sequence is MQVPVYSVTGEEVKQIEISESVFGVPFNQGVVHQVMVGQRANARQGTVSTRTRGEVTGSTRKLYRQKGTGNARAGSIKSPLRRGGGIVFGPKPRSYRQALPKRMRRLALRCVLSAKVRDQELKIVEALEFEQPKTREMAQVLAALGVTSSSLIVTGAPEENVIKSARNLPGVKTMPASLLNVVDILSRKMLLITVSAVRRVEELWGEESTGGESSATASDIAPSADN
- the rplC gene encoding 50S ribosomal protein L3, coding for MLQGIIGRKLGMTQVYNDSGEMEALTVIEAGPCTVIQVKTEAKEGYNAVQLGFGEAKRIKSPQRGHLRELGKFRYLREFRVGDAEAINIGDRIDVSLFEEGDHVDVTGVSKSKGFAGVVKRHHFAGGPKTHGQSDRHRHPGSIGSTTSPGRVLKGTRMAGRMGGERVTVRKLEVYKTDPENNRLLVKGALPGSRNGLLLIKKSGGGA
- the rpsJ gene encoding 30S ribosomal protein S10, producing the protein MPKQKIRIKIKGFDHKLVDQAAEQIVEAVERTGAVISGPVPLPTHIQKFSVIRSPFIDKDSQEQFEIRTHKRLIDIIETSSKTIDALTGLHIPSGVEVDIKL
- the fusA gene encoding elongation factor G yields the protein MVNKQQTIKSGAEERVVPRSFPLEDIRNIAFIAHIDAGKTTVTERILYYTGRTYKVGEVHEGTAVMDWMEQEKERGITITAAATTCYWRDHRINIIDTPGHVDFTAEVERSLRILDGGVVVFDAVAGVEAQSETVWRQADRYRVPRICFINKMDRLGANFNRTISMIEQRLRAKPLPIQLPLGVETAFHGVIDLIESRAWSFDGEIGTEPTEVAIPESERAKCAEYRQALIEKLAEMDDQILIAYLDGHDIPAEELKQALRRVTLANKGVPIICGSALRNKGIQLLLDAITSYLPSPLEVPPVPAVATHGQAELSIPASDEEPFTALAFKVVSDPYVGRLVYFRVYAGKLAAGDQVYNSTRGKRERLGRLLLMHANRRTEIDEADTGAIVATLGLKDTFTGDTLCHPSRPVILESIRFPEPVISVAIEPKTKADQDKMGEALQRLTEEDPTFRVVFDHETGQTVISGMGELHLEVIVNRLLSEFKVGAKVGRPRVAYRETITRPVRAEGRFIRQSGGHGQYGHVWIELEPGERGSGLEFVNRLKGITIPKNFIPAVEAGIKEATETGVLANYPVVDIKATLVDGSYHEVDSSELAFKMAGSMALKSGVAKAAPVLLEPIMKLEVVTPEQFLGDVIGDLNSRRAHLASVETYGELATIHALIPLAEAFGYATVLRSKTQGRATHSIEFDHYQEVSADLVAKMVDKVGSEHA